In a single window of the Colius striatus isolate bColStr4 unplaced genomic scaffold, bColStr4.1.hap1 scaffold_37, whole genome shotgun sequence genome:
- the LOC133629290 gene encoding uncharacterized protein LOC133629290, with the protein MTIFASIGGHPDQEPYITVWEDLVMYPPDWVRPFLPNDKIRVLAPSYSYFRRGVPVTTRTLALTGVEEGVTNNGGDYEKLKEPSPKTKVYPEVEGPPEWTPPVSTSIPTAPPTGPRSPDEGVPVPYNPGGWEEGPYTGTRSKRGIMPEGPGSTVALPLRAVGPAPTEPDELQPLQYWPFSSSDLYNWKANNPSFSENSAALIGLVESLMYSHQPTWDDCQQLLQTLFTTEERERIFSEHA; encoded by the exons ATGACTATTTTCGCCTCAATAGGAGGCCATCCTGACCAAGAACCATATATCACAGTATGGGAAGACTTGGTGATGTATCCGCCGGACTGGGTCCGACCATTTCTTCCAAATGATAAAATAAGAGTCCTAGCCCCATCCTACTCATACTTTAGACGGGGCGTACCTGTGACAACCAGGACTCTGGCTCTCACAGGAGTAGAAGAAGGGGTGACCAATAATGGAGGAGATtatgaaaaattgaaagaaccAAGCCCTAAGACCAAGGTATATCCAGAGGTCGAAGGACCCCCTGAATGGACTCCACCTGTATCCACATCTATACCCACCGCCCCCCCAACTGGACCCCGGTCCCCAGACGAGGGAGTACCTGTGCCATATAACCCGGGGGGTTGGGAAGAAGGACCCTATACCGGTACCAGGAGTAAACGGGGGATAATGCCTGAGGGACCAGGCTCCACTGTAGCCTTACCACTCCGGGCGGTGGGGCCAGCCCCCACAGAGCCAGATGAGTTACAACCATTACAGTACTGGCCCTTTTCGTCCTCCGATTTGTacaactggaaagcaaataacccttctttttctgagaactCTGCTGCCCTCATAGGACTAGTCGAATCCCTGATGTACTCCCATCAGCCCACATGGGACGACTGCCAGCAGTTACTTCAAACACTTTTCACCACAGAGGAGCGAGAACGAATCTTCTCGGAG CACGCCTAA